CTTTTTCTTGCCCAGCGCAGCGATAGCATCGGTCAGCTGGATACGACCCCAGGCACCCGGCTCAGTACGCTCCAGTTCCGCCCAGATATCAGCAGAAAGGACATAACGCCCTACCGCAGCCAGATCCGAATCCAGTGTGTTGACCTCTTCCGGCTTCTCAACAAAGTTGGTGATCGTGCCGACGTCGCCAGGGTTATCCAGCGGTTGCTCAGTAGTGATCACCGAGTATTCAGAGAGGTCAGCTCCCGGCATATGTTTAGCCAGTACCTGGCTGCGTCCGGTTTCCTCAAAGCGCGCCACCATGGCCGCGAGGTTATAACGCAGGTGATCGGCAGTCGAGTCATCCAGCAGCACATCCGGCAATACCACCACGAATGGATTATCGCCAATCATCGGACGCGCGCACAATACTGAGTGGCCGAGGCCCAGCGGATTGGCCTGACGGACGTTCATGATCGTCACGCCCGGAGGGCAAATTGATTGCACTTCGCTCAGCAGCTGACGTTTCACACGAGCTTCCAGCAGGGCTTCCAGCTCGTAAGTGGTATCGAAGTGGTTTTCCACCGCATTTTTGGAAGCATGGGTGACCAGCACAATCTCCTTGATGCCTGCAGCCACGCACTCATCAACGATATATTGGATCATCGGTTTGTCGACGACAGGCAGCATTTCTTTTGGAATTGCTTTTGTCGCAGGGAGCATATGCATACCGAGACCCGCAACCGGGATTACAGCTTTAAGCTTGGTCATATTTATTCCATTTCATGAAGTGAATACGTGGGGTCGATTATGCAGGATCGGCCGGAACAGCAAGTATAATCTTTATCTGAAAAACCGGCACTAACTCTCTGTCACAACATAAAAAATCGCTTTTTTCGACCCCAACCGTTACGCCAGTTGGCGGGTAATTCGAATCGCTAACCTACTGTAAAACAGCGAGGGAGATGGGAGAAAGCCAGAATTGATGAGACCAGTCATTTTCAGACTGATCGTGTCGTCGCGGCGTGCTTTTTTACGCCGCGACCTGAGGTTGTCTGAGGTTACAACCAACCCGCAAACCATTCTGGCATCACAAACAGGTTAAAGTGGTTTATCAGCAACATCAGGCCGACAAACACCACCGAGACCGAAACCCACTGGCGCGCATAAGGCATAAAACGAATGCCAATAACGGGTTTGATGAAGAAGGGATGGGCAAAAGCGGAGATCAACACCTGTGAAATCGACAGTGTCAGCGCCACGTAGATGACGTTAGGCCAGATCAGCGTGGTCGCCAGCACCGCCAGCACCACCAGACTGGCGACGACATTCCAGTAGAACTCAACGTTGGTACGCCCGTTCGCCTGGGAAATCGCCCCGGTCAGCCCGCCCATCGGGCGCAGCATGCCAAATAACAGCATCAGCGGGATCAGATGGTAGACCTGCTCGTGTGATGCACCATACAGCAGACGCACGATCACCGGCGACAGAATACCAATCGCCAGATACATGGTGCTGCTGAACAGCATGATGACGAGGGTGCCTTTCAGGAACAGTTTTTTCAGCTGTTCCGGATCGTGCTGTTTCTCAGCGAAACGCGGCAACGCCAGGCGGTTGATCACCGGCGAAACCAGCTTCAGCGGTTGCAGGATCAGCTCTTTTGCCAGTGAGTAGATCCCCAGCATATCGGCACCCATCACTTTCCCGACGATCAGGGCATCCGCCTGAGTACGCAGTTGGTTAATGGTTTGCGATCCCAGCTGGTAGATACCGTAACGCACGGCGGCGATGAACGTAGCCCGATCGAATTCCCAGGTGGGACGCCAGGATTTCTCGCCAAAGTAAATCATGCACAGAATGCGCGTGAAGGCATTGATAAACAGACCAAGGATGGCCGCCGCGACAGTCAGCGATGTGAAGAACAACATCGCCACGGTGCAGAGGAACGCAAACAGCTTGGTTGCCATCTCAATCTTCGCCAGCAGCACCATGCGTTTGGTTTTGACAAAATGCGCCTGATACTGCGAAAGATGCCCGAGAACCAGGAAGTTGAGGCTGGTGAGCATAATCAACCCGGTCAACTCCGGCAGGTGATAAAACCAGGCTACCGGCCAGGCAATCATCAACATAATTAACCCGGTACAGAAGCTGAGCGAGACGTTCACCCAATAAATGGTGCTCTGCTCACGACGAGTGATATTCTGCCGATGCACAATGTAGCTGCTCATCCCCATGTCCTGGAGCACCCCGGCCACCGCCAGAATGGCATTGATAATCGCCAGCAACCCCAGTTCATGCGCTTCCAGCCGACGTGCCAGTACGCTGAGCTGTAATACCTGCAGCACTGCGGCAAAGCAGGTGCTGCCAAATAGCCAAATGGCCTGTGACTTTAATCCGCTCACACCATGCGCTCCAGAATTTTTGCCAGCTCGCCATAGGCAATATGCTGATTGAACTCGGTTTCTACCTTGTGACGAGCGGCAGCAACCACCGGCGCAACATCGACATCTCCGCGCGACAGGCGCAACAACATTTGCGCCAGTTCCTCTGGATCGTTTTCCGAAACCAGCCAGCCGCTAACGTTGTTCTGAATCAGCTCGGGAATGCCGCTGTGGAAGGTAGAAACCACCGGCAGCCCCACGGCCATTGCTTCCATCAGCGCCACCGGAATCCCTTCCATATCACCATCTGCCGCGGTTTTAGAGGGCAGCAGGAAGATATCTGCTTCGCTCAGCGCCTGGCGGATCTCCTCCTGGGGCTTAAAGCCCGGCATACTGACACAATCTTCCAGACCGGCTCGCGCAATGTGCTCACGCATCATGCCGTCCTGCTCACCGTTACCAATGATGGTGAACTGGAACTCCCCGCCCTCATTGCGCAAAATTTCACTGGCTTTCACCGCCACATCCAGACCTTTCTTTTCGGTGAGACGTGCCACTGAAACAATACGCAGCGGGGTATGGAAAGCTTCACGCGGCTTGAAATTAAACTTCTCCGGCTCGATGCCCATACGCGTAACATGTATCTTCTCCGCCGGACATCCCATCTCAATCAACTTACTTTCCCACAGATGGCTGATGGGCAGCATCAGCTCGCTCTGGCGGAACAGATTGAGGTAATCAAGCTTATGTTCTTCCAGAATATGACGACGTGAGATATCGGCCCCGTGGAACACCGTGGCCTGTTTGCCCCGAAGTACACCAAGCTCGCGCAGCTTATTAGCCAGCGCACCTGCGTAGCCAAAGTGCACCAGGAATACGTCAGCAGTGAAGGTTTGTCTGGCATTAGCGACGATCGCGGGCAGCAGCAGTTTGCTGGATTGTGCGCCATAACGGCGCACATTGAGGGATTTAAGCAATGAAGGTTTGGCGATTTTCGGCAGCATCAGCCCGATACGCTGGGCGAGTTTATCGAGGTTCGATACCTTCTCTTCCGGCAGCAGGTAATGGGTTTTCGCCGCCAGATTATAGTCATCGAACGCGGCATGACGGTTGATCATGTCGCCCGGAAATACGGAGATCACCTCAACGTCATAACCGGCATCAATGAAATGCGTTACCTGATTGAGAACAAAGGTCTCAGAGGCAACCGGGAAACGCATGGTGAAAAAGGTCAGCTTCATCACTTCACCCTAAGACGTTGAGAATTTCTTCAGTGATTCGATTGCCAATCTCACGTTCCTGCGCCACCGCGGCATCAACTCGCTGCTTCACATTGTCGTAGTCAGTCAGCACGGTCTGCACTTTGTCGATGAGCGAGCCGTCCATCAGACTTTTCACATCAGTGGCCATTTGCGGCAGACCAAGCTGGTTCATCACACCCAGTGACTTGTGTTCATAGTTGATGGCAACGGCAGGTGTGCCGAAATTCATGGAAATAATGGCGGAATGCAGACGGGTGCCGATTGTCAGATGGCAGTGACTTAACAGAATGCCGAGTTCGAGGTCGTTGAACTCGTCCATGATCACATGGTAATGCTCCGGATGATCAACGCTGTCACGTAATGTCAGTGCCACCATGCGATCATCTTTGGCATAACTATCGATACCGGTGCAGGTTGAGAAGGCGACAACCTGATAGCCGTCGGCGATCATCGCATTGATCACCCGCCCAAACGCGGCTTCGTACTCTTTTTGCGTTACGCCGAGACGTTTATCGAATGGGGCCAGCTCACGCACGGTAATGGCGATGGTTTTACGTGAGCTGATAATCTCTTTCCAGTGCAACAGGTTATGGCTGGGTTTTTCCACCGCACGCGCCTGCACCAGGAAGGCGGTATCCACGCCCTTCTTCACTTTACTGGTCGTCACGCCATCCTGCTTCATGCGCTCATAACTGACCTCTTCACGCAGCACCAGACTATCGACGCGGTCGAATACAAAGTTCGCCAGCGCGTTAACACGCGGATTCTCGAAAGGTCCGACAGAATGCCCAATCATATACAGCGGCTTTTTCGCCATTAACGCGCATAAAGCATGGTCAAACTGGGTCACGCCATACAGATCGACGAAGAATGAGCCACCCACCTGGATGATGGCATCATAGGCTGCGAGACTTTTGGTGAAGGCAGCCAAATGCGGTGGCACGGAGAATGATTTGTACACCCCCCCCTTACCCAGATGCGCCATCATAATTTCCGGCATCAGGCGGTTTGCCACCTTACGCTTTACACTTCCCACTAACCCTTTGGCCGATTTGCTATTGTGCAGGAACAGGGAATCCTGCTGGATTTCCTGTTGCAGTAAATACCCAGAGCTGGTTGGATAACGACTGATAACATCGATATCCAGATCACCACGTGCGGACTGAAGTGAATCAATCAGCCCGCGTAAAATCGCGCCATCCCCACGATTTCCACAGGTATGGTTACCCACCAATAAAATCTTCATAAAAACTCCAGATAAATTTTTGTAATTCTACAAGCCGCCATTTTCCTGGACTGGCAAAAAAAGAACTCTGTGTAATAAGGACTGCAAAACAGGCGAAACACCCGAAAATGAGCTGCTCCTTTTAATCCGGCCACACTCCTGTTCGCAGCCGGTATGCTGATGAATGTATTACGATTTCAGGGCGAAATACGGCAAAGCACAGGGCTCACCATTAATCACCACCGAGATAAAACCTTTGGGTTCGCGGGTATCGACCTGTTCCGGCTTCAGCATGCGTGATGCCATCAGCAGATCGCCCTGCTCATTACCGCCAATGCCTGCTTTTCCGTTGTGCAGACTGAAACGCTGCGGTGCCTGCTGGCTACCGCTGGCAGGCGTTCCCTGCGTCATGGTGGCATCAACGCGCGCACAGCGACCGGCGAGGAAGCGGTCCTTCGCGGTACTTTTGATCAGCACCACCGTGGCGGGTGTCCAGCCGGCCAGTTTGACGAACACTTTGGTGTCCGTGTCAGTACGCGGTTCATAGCGCACATCCACCAGCGGTGAACTGCCTTCTGCAGACCAGCTGGCTTCCGCCTTGCTTTTCTTGCGCTGCAAGTGGATAACCGCCCGGCCACCGGTGCCTTTACCGTCGATCGGGTTCATCAGCGGTTGGTTGTCCGTCCCATTACTGAATTGCGACTGACCAAACACCTCGATTTCCCAGCTATCACCCACAGCAGGTGAATAGAAATTCCCCAGTTCAAACCAGGTTTCCTGATTGGTGTTGTTCGACAGGCGAAACCGTGAAGTGATGTAGTTGTAATTCAGGCTGCCGTCGATGGCGACGCCATAGGATTCAACGCGCGTCGAACCCATCTCCCAGATATTCAACCAGCGCTCGCCCTCCAGCGAGTTATCAATCCAGCTACCGGCCTGCAAATTGGTCTGACGCATATTCAGCCGTGAGTTACGGGCGATCAGCGGGTTCTTACAATCTTCCAGGCTCAGTGCATCAATGATCCATTGGCCATTGGAGATATCCCCGGGATGTTCGGTGTGCTCAATCCAGCCGTTATGAATAATCGACTGGCTGCAACGTGGCAGATTCAGCACCATCCCGCCTTTACAGTGCTGGGCATTGAAGTTGGAAAGCTCAATGGCGGTGCTGTGATCCCAGTTACCCGCTTTCTGCCCGGACCAGTTGGCTTTAATCACATCGCCTGTACAACCGTTGGCGTACCACTGGTCGATTTTGCAGTCCAGCGTATCCAGCAAACTCAACGAGACGCCGCCCACCTGGTTAAAGCGCAGACAAGCGCCACGGAAGAACTGGCCACCCGGGCAAGTGTTACGGAATAACCCCTGCTTATTCGGACGTTTGTCAGTGTTACCGTTAAAAATCAGGTTAGAGATTTCGGTCCAGCGCGCCTTTACCTGAAACAGGAATTCGGAGCGACCGTCCGAAACCAGCGTGGTGGCCGGGAAGTAGCCAAAATTCACCATCGCGCCAGAGATACGGAAGAAGCGCTGTTGCTGATCACCGAAATCACAACCGGAAACGAAGAAGGTGCCCGCCGGGAACTGCACACAAATCGGCTGATTGGCATCCTGCGACCATTGATACATCGCTTTGATGGCAGGGGCCGCATCGGTTTTACCGTCGGCAATCGCACCGAAATCGAACAGCGTCAGACGGTTGAAATCTTCCACCACGCGACGCCAGGTAAAGCCGTTGCCGCTGAACATCACGCCGTTATCGTCTTTACCATCACCAAAGGCACCGACAAACTCGCCACCGCCCACTTCCAGCCCTTCATGCCAGCTTTTCAGCTTGATTTTGGCACCGGCAAACAGCGGACGGGTTTTACGCAATTCCTCTACCGAGGGGATTTCCCCAATCAGCTGGTAACCATTGGGTTGCGCCAGACGCTGACTGAAGTTGCTTTGGTTGGGGCGGCTCACGTCATCAATGGAAAATAACGTGTTGCCGCTGTTGTCTTCAACGGCCATCGAGTGGGCAGGATCAGCGATTAACGCCGCATTATCATGGATAAATTGCGCAAAATTACCCTTATTCAACGCAATCGGCTGGCTGATTTGCGATATTTTTCCGCTGGCATCACGCAGATAAACCGGGATTTGGTTACCCGCTTTGCTGGCATCGCTACCGGCCTTACCAATCCACAATTTGCCCTCAAAGTTCTGCCAGAATTGCGGCGGCATGGTGTAAACATTTTCCGGCGTGAGAATCGGGACATCTCCCTGCGGCACGCTGGAGGGGTCGACCGCCTTCAATGCTGGCTGGCCATTTTTTGCGGCATAGCTGGAAAATGCACTCACCGAGAGCGCAGCAACAATGGAGGAGGCTGCGGTTTGTAAGACTTCTCTTCTTTTCATGCATCAAATCCCGTGGTCATGGGGCCGCCAGGCGGCCATAAGTGTGTCCCCGAGGTAGCCGTAGGCGTAATCCGGCGCTAAATCAGCGCCAGCCAGCTTTGTTTGATCTCTTTGCCGTCAAACTTCAGCGCCGTTTCTTTGGTTTTCTCGCTCATGCGGTAGAACAACGCATCGTCACTGGCGAGTTGCTCCATACGTGCCAGGAAAGTGGTTTTGTCATTCATGGGAACCAGGAAGCCATCTTCGCCATGATTGATAATTTCCTGCGGTCCGGTTGGACAGTCATACGCCACCACCGGCAGCGACCAGGATTTGGCTTCCAGCAGCACCAGCGGTAATCCTTCATAACGAGATGTCATCAGCGCCATGTCGCTGCCACGGTAGTAGTCATTGATATTGCTGACTCTGCCAACAAAATTGACGCTGTCTGTGATACCCAGCTGTGCAGCCTGATCGTGCAACTGCTGGCGTACCTCACCGTCTCCGGCGATCACCAGTGTCCAGTCAGGGTGGGTTTTGCTGAAGTCAGCCCAGATATCCAGCAGCAGGTCGAAACCTTTCTGATGTTCGAGGCGGCCAATGGCCAACGCCTGATGGCTGCGCGTGCGACGCGCAAAGGATTTGTACACCACCGGATTGGGAATCTGCTGGCTGGGAATATTCCAGCGGCTGAAGACCTGATGGTCTTTATCGGTCAGCACGATCACCTGGTCATAGAAGCGCAGCAGCAACCATTTCAGCAATTTGATCGGTTTACTAAAGGAGTTAATCGCGATGTGCTCGCAGGCATAGGCTTTGAAGCGTTTTTTCTTCATGGACATCAGATTCCAGAAGGCAAACATCACGCTCAGACGCCCCATGCTGATCAGGAAAACACTGTCGAACCCTTCCTGCTGGATGCGGGCCACCGCGCTTTTAATCGGATTACTGTGTCCGGCAAAGCTGACAATCTCTTTGGCATGGGTAAAGGGGTAGAACGGCTTTCCGCTACCTTCCAGCGAATAAACGGTCACCTCATGCTGTTCGCCGAGACACTCCGACATAAAGTTGCAGATGTTTTCCGTACCCGCGTACGAATAAGCATCCTTAATCACCAGTACAATCTTTTTCATGAAACGCTTTCCACCTCAAAAAACACGCAAAGGGTGCCGGATATCAACGATGCTTCAGGGTGAAAAGCACACCGTTCACCATATACCAACCGTAATAGTAATAGATTTTTAAGGGATTGTTTTTATAGATAATTCTTAATAATTCGAGATGCCATTTCGCCGCTTTATTTTTGTTACGAGACAGCGAATCACCCAGCTCGTAATAGTTCACCAGCGTCTTCTGAATCACCCGGGCTTGCCGGTAACGGAGAAACAGCTCGTAGAGGAACAGGAAATCTTCATGGCCTTTACGCTGAAAGAAGATGCCCTGCGGAGGACGGCGAAAACAAACCGAAGAGAAGCAGACGCGATACTGCTTCTTCACGAAGTTTTGCTGTTGCAGATAGGGTTTGCTGTAGATGATATCGTGGTCAGCGCTTTTGGTTTTGTAGTGGTAATGGGTAATCACAAAATCGTCACCGGCAGCAATAGCGGCAGCCTGTTCAGCCAGCTTTTCCGCATGCCATTCATCATCGCTATCAAGAAAAGCGATGATCTCTTGCTGTGCAGCACGCAGCCCGACATTACGGGTCTCTGCCGCACCCTGGTTCATCTCATTATTGAGAATAGTGATACGCGCGTCCTGGCAATGTTCACGGACCAAAGCCAACGAATCGTCGGTCGATTTATCGTTGATCAGATAGAGATGCCAGTCGCTATAGCTCTGATCGAGAATCGACTGCACCGCACGCAATACCGTCTGGCGCGCGTTATACATCGGCATCACGATGCCGATGGTGCCTACATGATTTTTCATCTGAATACCCGTAAGAGGAGATGACAGGAAGTAAAAAAAATTGCCCCGGTCTGGGAGCAAGTGAAATCAAAAGAACCACCCAATCAGGAAACAGCCCTGCTGCCAAAGAAACGGGATTTCACCTTGTTCATCAGACGGCTCATGAAGTAAGCCTGGTTATCTTTGTTAGTCAGGAAGAAGTAACGCGCGAAGCTGACGCTCGCCAGCAGCGAGTTGCCATCCATTTTGTAGCGCAGCGGCAATTTGAACGCTTTGTAGGTGTGGATATCGCGCGCAGTCAGATAGGGTTTCATGGTATCGAGCCAGAAGAAGGAGTATTTCACCGACTCCCCTTTATGCTTCGATCCAAATTTGGTCACCAGATGGTAGGTCGCCAGCGGTTTATCAATCATGACGAATTGATAGCCCATGCGATCGGCGCGTATGCAGAAGTCATAGTCCTGATGGCGGATATAGCGCGTATCGAATTTGATTTGTTCGGCATCAGCGCGCTTCAGCACGATGGTACTGGTCTGGATGAAGCCATAACAACCAAACAGATATTCAGCCACGGTTTCGTTGTTACCCGGTGGCTGCATCGGCATCACTTTCAGGAAGCTACCGTCCTGGTGAATATTCACCTGACTAAAGATGACATAACGCGACTTGCCCTGTGCCTCAAGATTGGCGATGGTACGCGAGACTTCCAGCAACTTGTCCGGGTGCCATTCATCGTCGGCATCAAGAAAGCTGATGAAATCACCGCTGGCGAGTTCAATCCCTTTATTGCGCGCCCCTGCCCCGTTGAGTTTGACCTCAGAGAGCTCCAGCCTGATGTCCAGGTCCTGATAGCGATCGCTACGCACCACCTGCGCCAGTTCAGCCGCATCGGCTGATTTGTCATCCACAATGATGACTTCAAAATTGCGATAACTCTGCGCATTGACGCAATCCAGCGTCGTCACAATCGACTTCGACGCGTTATAAGCGGGAATTACAATTGAGAAGTGGATATCCTGCATTGCCAGCACCTCTTAAACAGCTGTTCCAGATTCAACGGTATACTCCGCCGCCTGATGATGGGAATCGGCTTTTTTCCTAAAAATCATGCCGTTATATCCATTCTTCATTAAGCAGTGACCTACCATTACGGAATTACCTAAGCGTGTGCTGTGTGTATAAATGTCAAAAAAAATCAGTGCAAAAAGCACGATAAAAACGGGGCGGATAAACCGCCCCGGAAGAGTGTTTGTCTCTTAGCTTTTGGTTTCTTTGCCGTATTCGTAGTTGTAGTAGTCGTAGCCATAACCGTAGACATTCGACGCTTTACGCACCACGGCGTTGAGGATGACGCCTTTGATCTCAATACCGTTCTGGGCAAAGCGACGGTAACTGACATCCAGCTCTTTGGTAGTGTTGGTCTCAAAACGCGCCACCATCAGAGACGTTCCGGCCAGCTTACCGATAATGGAAGCGTCGGTAACGGCCAGGATCGGTGGGGTATCAATCAACACCAGGTCATAGTTTTTACCCGCCCAATCCAGCAACTCGCTCATGCGGCGATGCATCAGCAGCTCCGATGGGTTAGGTGGCACCTGACCACGCGGCAGGAAATCAAAACCGTAAGCACCTTTCTGAATCATGGTCGGAGAGAACTCGCTCTTGCCGGACAACACGTTAGACAGGCCAACTTTGTTTTCCGCCCCCAGCAGTTCGTGGGTATAGCCGCGACGCATATCACCATCGATGAACAACACGCGTTGACCCGCTTTCGATACCAACGTTGCCAGGTTGGCACAGATAAAGGTTTTACCAATACCCGGGCTGGCACCGGTGATCATCAGAATGTTGTTCTTCGCTTCCATCATCGCGAAGTGCAGGCTGGTACGCAGGCTACGAATCGCTTCGATGGAGAGGTCAGTCGGGTTGCCCAACGCCAGCAGCGTATTGTGGGGGTCACTTTTCTCTTTGTGTCCACGCCGCGCCAGTGCTTCGGTATCCTTCTTACGCTGCCAGTCAGACAACGGCACGCTGGCATAAACGTTCATGCCCAGCTCTTCCAGCTGCTCCGGGTTTTCAATACCGTGATGGAACACCGCTTTCAGCAGAACAATGCCGACGGACAACACCAGACCCAGAATCAGGCTGGCGGCAATGATCAGCAATTTCTTCGGCGCGACTGGTGAGCCAGCGGTTTCTGCCGGGTCAATGATGCGCACATCACCAACGGTACTGGCTTTACTGATACCCAGCTCCTGCTGACGATTCAGCAGTTGCATGTAGATCTCCTGCCCTGCCTGCACGTCACGCGTCAGACGCAAAATCTCCTGCTGGGTCGCTGGCATCTGGGCAATTTTCTTGTTCAGATTGGCCTGCTCGTCTTCCAGCGTTTTGCGTTTTTCCAGCAGCGCGCGGTAAGTCGGGTGATCTTTGGTATACAGCTGCGACACTTCAGCTTCGCGGAAAGTCAGCTCGTTCAGCTGGCTCTGTACGCTGACGGAAG
This genomic stretch from Pantoea cypripedii harbors:
- the galF gene encoding UTP--glucose-1-phosphate uridylyltransferase GalF, which translates into the protein MTKLKAVIPVAGLGMHMLPATKAIPKEMLPVVDKPMIQYIVDECVAAGIKEIVLVTHASKNAVENHFDTTYELEALLEARVKRQLLSEVQSICPPGVTIMNVRQANPLGLGHSVLCARPMIGDNPFVVVLPDVLLDDSTADHLRYNLAAMVARFEETGRSQVLAKHMPGADLSEYSVITTEQPLDNPGDVGTITNFVEKPEEVNTLDSDLAAVGRYVLSADIWAELERTEPGAWGRIQLTDAIAALGKKKPVDATLLTGTSFDCGRKLGYMQAFVSYGLRNNSQGRDFRAAIQKILAK
- a CDS encoding MOP flippase family protein, giving the protein MSGLKSQAIWLFGSTCFAAVLQVLQLSVLARRLEAHELGLLAIINAILAVAGVLQDMGMSSYIVHRQNITRREQSTIYWVNVSLSFCTGLIMLMIAWPVAWFYHLPELTGLIMLTSLNFLVLGHLSQYQAHFVKTKRMVLLAKIEMATKLFAFLCTVAMLFFTSLTVAAAILGLFINAFTRILCMIYFGEKSWRPTWEFDRATFIAAVRYGIYQLGSQTINQLRTQADALIVGKVMGADMLGIYSLAKELILQPLKLVSPVINRLALPRFAEKQHDPEQLKKLFLKGTLVIMLFSSTMYLAIGILSPVIVRLLYGASHEQVYHLIPLMLLFGMLRPMGGLTGAISQANGRTNVEFYWNVVASLVVLAVLATTLIWPNVIYVALTLSISQVLISAFAHPFFIKPVIGIRFMPYARQWVSVSVVFVGLMLLINHFNLFVMPEWFAGWL
- a CDS encoding glycosyltransferase; the protein is MKLTFFTMRFPVASETFVLNQVTHFIDAGYDVEVISVFPGDMINRHAAFDDYNLAAKTHYLLPEEKVSNLDKLAQRIGLMLPKIAKPSLLKSLNVRRYGAQSSKLLLPAIVANARQTFTADVFLVHFGYAGALANKLRELGVLRGKQATVFHGADISRRHILEEHKLDYLNLFRQSELMLPISHLWESKLIEMGCPAEKIHVTRMGIEPEKFNFKPREAFHTPLRIVSVARLTEKKGLDVAVKASEILRNEGGEFQFTIIGNGEQDGMMREHIARAGLEDCVSMPGFKPQEEIRQALSEADIFLLPSKTAADGDMEGIPVALMEAMAVGLPVVSTFHSGIPELIQNNVSGWLVSENDPEELAQMLLRLSRGDVDVAPVVAAARHKVETEFNQHIAYGELAKILERMV
- the wcaK gene encoding colanic acid biosynthesis pyruvyl transferase WcaK, coding for MKILLVGNHTCGNRGDGAILRGLIDSLQSARGDLDIDVISRYPTSSGYLLQQEIQQDSLFLHNSKSAKGLVGSVKRKVANRLMPEIMMAHLGKGGVYKSFSVPPHLAAFTKSLAAYDAIIQVGGSFFVDLYGVTQFDHALCALMAKKPLYMIGHSVGPFENPRVNALANFVFDRVDSLVLREEVSYERMKQDGVTTSKVKKGVDTAFLVQARAVEKPSHNLLHWKEIISSRKTIAITVRELAPFDKRLGVTQKEYEAAFGRVINAMIADGYQVVAFSTCTGIDSYAKDDRMVALTLRDSVDHPEHYHVIMDEFNDLELGILLSHCHLTIGTRLHSAIISMNFGTPAVAINYEHKSLGVMNQLGLPQMATDVKSLMDGSLIDKVQTVLTDYDNVKQRVDAAVAQEREIGNRITEEILNVLG
- a CDS encoding phage tailspike protein, with translation MKRREVLQTAASSIVAALSVSAFSSYAAKNGQPALKAVDPSSVPQGDVPILTPENVYTMPPQFWQNFEGKLWIGKAGSDASKAGNQIPVYLRDASGKISQISQPIALNKGNFAQFIHDNAALIADPAHSMAVEDNSGNTLFSIDDVSRPNQSNFSQRLAQPNGYQLIGEIPSVEELRKTRPLFAGAKIKLKSWHEGLEVGGGEFVGAFGDGKDDNGVMFSGNGFTWRRVVEDFNRLTLFDFGAIADGKTDAAPAIKAMYQWSQDANQPICVQFPAGTFFVSGCDFGDQQQRFFRISGAMVNFGYFPATTLVSDGRSEFLFQVKARWTEISNLIFNGNTDKRPNKQGLFRNTCPGGQFFRGACLRFNQVGGVSLSLLDTLDCKIDQWYANGCTGDVIKANWSGQKAGNWDHSTAIELSNFNAQHCKGGMVLNLPRCSQSIIHNGWIEHTEHPGDISNGQWIIDALSLEDCKNPLIARNSRLNMRQTNLQAGSWIDNSLEGERWLNIWEMGSTRVESYGVAIDGSLNYNYITSRFRLSNNTNQETWFELGNFYSPAVGDSWEIEVFGQSQFSNGTDNQPLMNPIDGKGTGGRAVIHLQRKKSKAEASWSAEGSSPLVDVRYEPRTDTDTKVFVKLAGWTPATVVLIKSTAKDRFLAGRCARVDATMTQGTPASGSQQAPQRFSLHNGKAGIGGNEQGDLLMASRMLKPEQVDTREPKGFISVVINGEPCALPYFALKS
- a CDS encoding glycosyltransferase family 4 protein → MKKIVLVIKDAYSYAGTENICNFMSECLGEQHEVTVYSLEGSGKPFYPFTHAKEIVSFAGHSNPIKSAVARIQQEGFDSVFLISMGRLSVMFAFWNLMSMKKKRFKAYACEHIAINSFSKPIKLLKWLLLRFYDQVIVLTDKDHQVFSRWNIPSQQIPNPVVYKSFARRTRSHQALAIGRLEHQKGFDLLLDIWADFSKTHPDWTLVIAGDGEVRQQLHDQAAQLGITDSVNFVGRVSNINDYYRGSDMALMTSRYEGLPLVLLEAKSWSLPVVAYDCPTGPQEIINHGEDGFLVPMNDKTTFLARMEQLASDDALFYRMSEKTKETALKFDGKEIKQSWLALI
- a CDS encoding glycosyltransferase family 2 protein; translated protein: MKNHVGTIGIVMPMYNARQTVLRAVQSILDQSYSDWHLYLINDKSTDDSLALVREHCQDARITILNNEMNQGAAETRNVGLRAAQQEIIAFLDSDDEWHAEKLAEQAAAIAAGDDFVITHYHYKTKSADHDIIYSKPYLQQQNFVKKQYRVCFSSVCFRRPPQGIFFQRKGHEDFLFLYELFLRYRQARVIQKTLVNYYELGDSLSRNKNKAAKWHLELLRIIYKNNPLKIYYYYGWYMVNGVLFTLKHR
- a CDS encoding glycosyltransferase family 2 protein, whose protein sequence is MQDIHFSIVIPAYNASKSIVTTLDCVNAQSYRNFEVIIVDDKSADAAELAQVVRSDRYQDLDIRLELSEVKLNGAGARNKGIELASGDFISFLDADDEWHPDKLLEVSRTIANLEAQGKSRYVIFSQVNIHQDGSFLKVMPMQPPGNNETVAEYLFGCYGFIQTSTIVLKRADAEQIKFDTRYIRHQDYDFCIRADRMGYQFVMIDKPLATYHLVTKFGSKHKGESVKYSFFWLDTMKPYLTARDIHTYKAFKLPLRYKMDGNSLLASVSFARYFFLTNKDNQAYFMSRLMNKVKSRFFGSRAVS